ACGAAGGCACGCCCGGATAGGCCGGCAGCACGATGGTCGGGATTGCTGATAAGGCCACTGCGGCCAGCGCAATTACTCGGCCATTTGTGCACTGGTACAGGTTACCCAATGTCACGCGCAGGATGGCGGCCGACAACACCGGCACGGCGACCAGGAAGCTTTGTTCCGCGGGTGTCATGGTCAGGCTTTTGTTGATGAACGGTGCGAGCGGGCCGAACAGTACCCAAACGGTGAAGCCAGTATCAAGATAAAGAAAGCAGGCCACCAGCGCGCGCCAGTCGCCGCTTCGGAGCAAGCCGAGCAGGTTTTTCATCGAGATATGCCTCGCTGAGCAGATGGTGAGGAGTAACGGCATCGCGTCGTGTTGTTCGCTGGGCGGCGCAACGTGCGATGTGCCCCGGTTTTCCCCTCGACCGACGCGTTACCGCAACGACCGTGCCATTACTTTACGGTGCGGCATGCCGGCATCGTGCGCTGGCCGGCACGCTTTCGCAGCGCCGCCGCGCCGGTGATGTGTGCCGCCGAACATGACAGCAGCCGTGGAACAATTTGTGCGTAAAATGCATTAATTGGGGAATTGTCGCGTCGGCACTGTACGGTACGTTGTCGGTTGCTGCGTAGTCGCTGGCGGCATGACGGGCGCTAAACGCTACCATGGAGGCTGCGCGCTGCGCCGTGGCTGTCATCTGGTGCGGCGCAGCGCGGTGCCGTACGGTCCGACGCGTGGGTGCAGCGCGGTGCGGGGATGGCCAATGGAGTCGTTGCATGGAATTGAAATGGCTGGAAGACTTTGTGTCGCTGGCCGAGACGCGAAGTTTCAGCCGCTCAGCCGAACTGCGGCATGTGACGCAGCCTGCGTTTTCGCGGCGCATTCAGGCGTTGGAGGCTTGGCTTGGCACCGAGCTGATCGATCGTTCAGTGTACCCGACGCGGCTCACGCAAGCCGGACAGGTATTCTACGAGCAGGCGCTGACGATGCTGTCCCAGTTTCACGAAGCCCGTACCGTATTGCGCGGCCACGGGCGCGCGCCGGCTGCGACGATTGAGTTTGCCGTGCCGCATACGTTGTCGTTGACCTTCTTTCCGCGCTGGTTGGACAGGATCGAGAAGCATACCGGGCGGGTCAATGTGCGGCTGCGTGCGTTGAACGTGCACGATGCGGTACTGTCGCTGGTGGAGGGCGGTTGCGACTTGGTGATGGGCTATCATCATCCAAGTCATCCTGTTGCGCTGGACCCCGCGCGCTACGACATGCTCGTGCTGGGAATTGAGCCGATTAGCCCGTTCGCCGCGACCACGCGTAGCGGCCGTGCGCGTTTTACGCTGCCAGGCACGAAGGATGCACCGGTTCCCTACTTGTCGTATACGCCGAGTGCCTATCTAGGGCGGATGACGGAGACGATTATCGGCACTGCGC
This region of Mycetohabitans endofungorum genomic DNA includes:
- a CDS encoding LysR family transcriptional regulator, which codes for MELKWLEDFVSLAETRSFSRSAELRHVTQPAFSRRIQALEAWLGTELIDRSVYPTRLTQAGQVFYEQALTMLSQFHEARTVLRGHGRAPAATIEFAVPHTLSLTFFPRWLDRIEKHTGRVNVRLRALNVHDAVLSLVEGGCDLVMGYHHPSHPVALDPARYDMLVLGIEPISPFAATTRSGRARFTLPGTKDAPVPYLSYTPSAYLGRMTETIIGTAPVPLYLDKVYETDMAEGLKAMTLAGHGVAFLPHSAVEDAVAAERLVRLDRPARGVTADRFTLAMEIRLYRDKLASHRDEARGELVDTVWRLAAGLAVGA